Proteins encoded together in one Miscanthus floridulus cultivar M001 chromosome 16, ASM1932011v1, whole genome shotgun sequence window:
- the LOC136510099 gene encoding uncharacterized protein — MAPAGGAVGFGYLSSVAKANDDDCTGLERSCLDRAGTADGHAAAEDEKERKDDARSKKRRAWRWKASMAVEDRCEQGAAGYGDGDDEWAELEPFFFDEAAAVAEHGRRMQREQQAAHNRKLCRARKAALDRIREYDPKNGSTYYSRLEYVDDIITFDHDEESPLGPMRDTEALIYVHGTVQDDSANMLASDGEKKFIASDSANLRSINITSFSDGNCSDGNMRFVPDDSANVFSIKIVSSDVGFPIDVYGTVIARDDIDLMCVYLFHRDRDHCQLILSKVNQILVYAYCVG, encoded by the exons ATGGCGCCGGCGGGCGGCGCCGTGGGATTCGGCTATCTCTCCTCCGTGGCGAAGGCGAACGATGACGACTGCACAGGCTTGGAACGTTCATGCCTCGACAGGGCGGGGACGGCCGACGGCCACGCTGCGGCGGAGGATGAGAAGGAGCGCAAGGACGATGCGCGCTCCAAGAAGCGGCGTGCGTGGAGGTGGAAAGCCAGCATGGCCGTCGAGGATCGCTGCGAGCAGGGCGCCGCCGGGTACGGGGACGGGGACGACGAGTGGGCGGAGCTGGAACCTTTCTTCTTCGACGAGGCGGCAGCGGTGGCCGAGCACGGGAGGCGGATGCAGAGAGAACAGCAGGCGGCCCACAACAGGAAGCTGTGCAGAGCCCGCAAGGCCGCCTTGGATCGGATCCGCGAGTATGATCCTAAGAATGGGAGCACCTACTACTCCCGACTTGaatacgtcgacgacatcatcaCATTCGACCACGACGAGGAAT CGCCCCTTGGTCCAATGAGAGACACTGAGGCATTGATCTATGTACATGGCACTGTCCAGGATGACTCAGCAAATATGCTAGCTTCAGATGGTGAGAAGAAGTTCATTGCCAGTGACTCTGCAAATCTCCGCTCCATCAATATAACCTCCTTCTCGGATGGCAATTGCTCGGATGGCAATATGCGGTTTGTTCCAGACGACTCTGCAAACGTCTTCTCCATAAAGATAGTCTCCTCTGATGTTGGCTTTCCGATCGACGTCTATGGCACCGTAATTGCCAGAGATGACATCGATCTCATGTGTGTTTATCTCTTCCACCGAGATAGAGATCATTGCCAACTCATCTTGTCCAAGGTAAATCAGATTCTCGTCTATGCATATTGTGTGGGCTAA